The Streptococcus sp. S5 genome contains a region encoding:
- the rpmC gene encoding 50S ribosomal protein L29: MKLTEVKEFVKELRGLSQEELAKRENELKKELFELRFQAAAGQLEQTGRLKEVKKQIARIKTVQSEAK, translated from the coding sequence ATGAAACTTACAGAAGTAAAAGAATTTGTTAAAGAACTTCGTGGTCTTTCTCAAGAAGAACTCGCGAAGCGTGAAAATGAATTGAAGAAAGAATTGTTTGAACTTCGTTTCCAAGCAGCTGCTGGTCAATTGGAACAAACTGGACGTTTGAAAGAAGTGAAAAAACAAATCGCTCGTATCAAAACTGTTCAATCAGAAGCTAAATAA
- the rplN gene encoding 50S ribosomal protein L14 encodes MIQTETRLKVADNSGAREILTIKVLGGSKRKFASIGDVIVASVKQATPGGAVKKGDVVKAVIVRTKSGARRKDGSYIKFDENAAVIIRDDKTPRGTRIFGPVARELRDGGFMKIVSLAPEVL; translated from the coding sequence ATGATTCAAACAGAAACTCGTTTGAAAGTCGCTGACAACAGTGGCGCACGCGAAATCTTGACAATCAAAGTTCTTGGTGGTTCAAAACGTAAATTCGCGAGCATCGGTGATGTAATCGTTGCATCTGTAAAACAAGCTACTCCTGGTGGTGCGGTTAAGAAAGGTGACGTTGTAAAAGCTGTTATCGTTCGTACTAAATCAGGTGCTCGTCGTAAAGATGGTTCATACATCAAGTTCGACGAAAATGCAGCAGTGATCATCCGTGACGACAAAACTCCTCGCGGAACTCGTATCTTTGGCCCAGTTGCACGTGAATTGCGTGACGGTGGATTCATGAAGATCGTATCACTTGCTCCAGAAGTACTTTAA
- the rpsQ gene encoding 30S ribosomal protein S17 produces the protein MERNNRKVLVGRVVSDKMDKTITVVVETKRNHPVYGKRINYSKKYKAHDENNVAKEGDIVRIMETRPLSATKRFRLVEVVEKAVII, from the coding sequence ATGGAACGCAATAATCGTAAAGTTCTTGTTGGACGCGTTGTGTCTGACAAAATGGACAAAACAATCACAGTTGTAGTTGAAACTAAACGTAACCACCCAGTCTATGGTAAACGTATCAACTATTCTAAAAAATACAAAGCTCATGATGAAAACAATGTTGCTAAAGAAGGCGATATCGTTCGTATCATGGAAACTCGTCCGCTTTCAGCTACAAAACGCTTCCGTCTTGTAGAAGTCGTTGAAAAAGCGGTCATCATCTAA
- the rpsC gene encoding 30S ribosomal protein S3, whose translation MGQKVHPIGMRVGIIRDWDAKWYAEKEYADYLHEDLAIRKFIQKELADAAVSTIEIERAVNKVNVSLHTAKPGMVIGKGGANVDALRATLNKLTGKQVHINIIEIKRPDLDAHLVGEGIARQLEQRVAFRRAQKQAIQRAMRAGAKGIKTQVSGRLNGADIARAEGYSEGTVPLHTLRADIDYAWEEADTTYGKLGVKVWIYRGEVLPARKDAKGGK comes from the coding sequence GTGGGTCAAAAAGTACATCCAATTGGTATGCGTGTTGGTATCATCCGTGATTGGGATGCCAAATGGTATGCTGAAAAAGAATACGCGGATTACCTTCATGAAGATCTTGCAATCCGTAAATTCATTCAAAAAGAATTGGCTGACGCAGCCGTTTCAACTATTGAAATCGAACGCGCAGTAAACAAAGTTAACGTTTCTCTTCACACTGCTAAACCAGGTATGGTTATTGGTAAAGGTGGAGCAAACGTTGATGCACTTCGTGCAACTCTTAACAAATTGACTGGTAAACAAGTACACATCAACATCATTGAGATCAAACGTCCTGACTTGGATGCTCACCTTGTTGGTGAAGGAATCGCTCGTCAATTGGAACAACGTGTTGCTTTCCGTCGTGCACAAAAACAAGCGATCCAACGTGCTATGCGTGCTGGAGCTAAAGGAATCAAAACTCAAGTATCAGGTCGTTTGAACGGTGCAGATATTGCCCGTGCAGAAGGATACTCTGAAGGAACTGTTCCACTCCACACACTTCGCGCTGATATCGATTACGCTTGGGAAGAAGCAGACACTACTTACGGTAAACTTGGTGTTAAAGTATGGATCTACCGTGGTGAAGTTCTTCCAGCTCGTAAAGACGCTAAAGGAGGTAAATAA
- the rplP gene encoding 50S ribosomal protein L16: protein MLVPKRVKHRREFRGKMRGEAKGGKEVAFGEYGLQATTSHWITNRQIEAARIAMTRYMKRGGKVWIKIFPHKSYTAKAIGVRMGSGKGAPEGWVAPVKRGKVMFEIAGVSEEIAREALRLASHKLPVKTKFVKREAE from the coding sequence ATGTTAGTACCTAAACGTGTAAAACACCGTCGCGAATTCCGTGGTAAAATGCGCGGTGAAGCAAAAGGTGGAAAAGAAGTAGCATTCGGTGAATACGGTCTTCAAGCTACAACTAGCCACTGGATCACAAACCGTCAAATCGAAGCTGCTCGTATCGCCATGACTCGTTACATGAAACGTGGTGGTAAAGTTTGGATTAAGATTTTCCCACACAAATCATACACCGCTAAAGCTATCGGGGTACGTATGGGATCTGGTAAAGGGGCTCCTGAAGGTTGGGTAGCACCAGTTAAACGTGGTAAAGTAATGTTCGAAATCGCTGGTGTATCTGAAGAGATCGCACGCGAAGCACTTCGTCTTGCTAGCCACAAATTGCCAGTTAAAACTAAATTTGTGAAACGTGAAGCAGAATAA
- the rplX gene encoding 50S ribosomal protein L24: protein MFVKKGDKVRVIAGKDKGVEAVVLTALPKVNKVVVEGVNIIKKHQRPNNENPQGAIVEKEAPIHASNVQVLDKNGVAGRVGYKFVDGKKVRYNKKSGEVLD, encoded by the coding sequence ATGTTTGTAAAAAAAGGCGACAAAGTTCGCGTTATCGCTGGTAAAGACAAAGGCGTAGAAGCTGTTGTTCTTACTGCTCTTCCAAAAGTAAATAAAGTTGTTGTAGAAGGTGTAAACATCATCAAGAAACACCAACGTCCAAATAACGAAAACCCTCAAGGTGCAATCGTTGAAAAAGAAGCTCCAATCCATGCTTCTAACGTTCAAGTTTTGGACAAAAACGGTGTTGCTGGACGTGTTGGCTACAAATTTGTAGACGGCAAAAAAGTTCGCTACAACAAAAAATCAGGCGAAGTGCTTGACTAA